A region from the Maledivibacter sp. genome encodes:
- a CDS encoding DUF2339 domain-containing protein has translation MEIKDKMDSLLNNQKKIIKDYEELIKELNIDNSINENLKLKKEIEGHKKKLREIQSHSKKISQENMSLKAALTDQILNEKISILNASRKKMELYFDKKTNSNLNKLQSIETQAITKLNNISKIIDSQLDNDEEDILANINEIKLKINNRIQDKKNRLKDEKNSIIDELKREYEELKNEGISEEIIEKKRKHNDIEVKIGLNWINKAGIILLLLAVGTAMKYTYSTWFNSYMKGISGFIFGALLLIGGELLNRKGKNTFALGLCGGGTGVLYLSVFSSYFILKILNMPVSILISVLITTVSLVLSQRYVSMTICGISLVGGYLPFFSYVLFENILGNQVYIAMGYLLLLNLLVLALSLNKRWIYINYLSFILNIPCLVYLSFESPSQIISIGYAILTFVMYLGITLLYPIREKIKLKIIDVILLGLNTVTNCLLVYGLFDISGYHSYKGFLALIYALTYLVFGQIIRKNASQEKRTLALFYITSMTFAILMIPFQFGIEWSSLGWLIEAILIITFASRANETKMEIAGWFVFTLCFISFMILDFFPWMEVEYFDLRYTLMSLGVVYVLALYIRELNQSELFKYSNKGKFLTYYKYFATINSWIYLLRITYRLYDGYINLYSYYYTFYILVSMALVTILFSYGISKVKLIKDKIITGISIALYIIADLLCIFLNIFAYNPMENNAQKITAIIILITYNIFVFFSVKDLIIRLLRNKGFSLDFYPLSMAIYFLGVVTSFLIYQFDLNNINLIISLFFIAMSLIYIIYGFKQRFMMLRRFGLGLSIFATGKLFIFDLSYLDTTGRIIAYFCFGIILVGISFIYQKLRSSLDKQPSP, from the coding sequence ATGGAAATAAAAGATAAAATGGATAGTCTGTTAAATAATCAAAAAAAAATTATCAAAGACTATGAGGAACTTATCAAAGAACTAAATATTGATAATTCCATCAATGAAAATCTCAAACTTAAAAAAGAAATTGAAGGTCACAAGAAAAAACTGAGGGAAATACAGTCCCATTCTAAAAAAATATCCCAAGAAAATATGAGCTTAAAGGCCGCTTTAACTGATCAAATATTAAATGAAAAAATTAGTATCTTAAATGCCTCTAGAAAAAAAATGGAGCTATATTTTGATAAGAAAACAAATTCAAATCTAAACAAACTACAATCCATAGAGACACAAGCCATTACTAAACTCAATAATATATCTAAAATAATTGACTCCCAGTTAGATAATGATGAAGAAGATATTCTTGCTAATATAAACGAAATTAAGTTGAAAATAAATAATAGAATTCAAGATAAAAAAAATAGACTGAAAGATGAAAAAAATAGTATTATTGATGAACTAAAAAGAGAATATGAGGAACTTAAGAATGAAGGAATCAGTGAAGAAATTATTGAGAAAAAAAGAAAGCATAATGATATAGAAGTAAAGATTGGACTAAACTGGATAAATAAAGCTGGGATAATTCTTCTCTTATTAGCCGTTGGTACAGCAATGAAATATACATATTCAACATGGTTCAATAGTTATATGAAGGGTATATCTGGTTTTATTTTTGGGGCACTTCTTCTAATAGGTGGAGAATTGTTAAACCGAAAGGGTAAAAATACCTTTGCCCTTGGTTTATGCGGTGGAGGTACGGGGGTTTTATATCTTTCAGTTTTTAGCAGCTACTTTATTCTTAAAATATTAAATATGCCTGTTAGTATTTTGATATCGGTTCTCATCACAACCGTATCCTTAGTATTGTCCCAAAGATATGTTTCAATGACCATATGTGGCATTTCCCTTGTTGGGGGTTATCTACCATTTTTTAGCTACGTTCTATTTGAAAACATATTGGGAAATCAGGTCTATATAGCCATGGGATATTTGCTTCTATTAAATCTATTGGTTCTTGCATTATCCTTAAATAAACGGTGGATATACATAAATTATTTGAGCTTTATATTAAATATTCCTTGTCTTGTATATTTATCCTTTGAATCCCCAAGTCAAATAATAAGCATAGGATATGCAATTTTAACATTTGTTATGTATTTAGGGATTACACTTCTTTATCCAATCAGAGAAAAAATCAAACTTAAAATTATTGACGTAATATTGTTAGGACTTAATACCGTAACTAATTGTCTACTTGTCTATGGACTCTTTGATATATCCGGATACCATTCGTATAAAGGTTTCCTTGCATTAATCTATGCCCTCACATATTTGGTGTTTGGGCAAATTATAAGAAAAAATGCCTCACAAGAAAAAAGGACTCTGGCTTTATTCTATATAACTTCCATGACCTTTGCAATACTTATGATACCCTTCCAATTTGGTATTGAATGGTCATCCCTTGGCTGGTTAATAGAAGCAATCTTAATTATAACCTTCGCCTCAAGAGCTAATGAAACCAAAATGGAAATAGCTGGATGGTTTGTTTTTACTTTATGCTTTATTAGCTTTATGATACTAGACTTCTTTCCTTGGATGGAGGTTGAATATTTTGATTTAAGATATACTTTAATGAGCCTAGGTGTCGTTTATGTTCTTGCCTTATATATACGCGAACTCAATCAAAGCGAATTATTCAAATATAGTAATAAAGGAAAATTTCTAACTTACTACAAATACTTCGCTACTATAAATAGTTGGATTTATCTTTTAAGAATAACCTATAGACTTTATGATGGATATATAAATCTGTATAGTTATTATTATACCTTTTATATATTAGTTTCAATGGCCCTAGTAACAATCCTATTCTCTTATGGAATATCTAAGGTAAAACTCATCAAGGATAAGATAATTACTGGTATATCTATTGCCTTATATATTATTGCCGATTTACTATGTATATTCTTAAACATCTTTGCCTATAATCCCATGGAAAACAACGCACAAAAAATTACAGCAATAATAATTCTTATCACTTATAATATTTTTGTTTTCTTTAGTGTGAAGGACCTAATCATAAGACTACTACGAAATAAAGGATTTAGTTTAGATTTTTATCCACTATCCATGGCAATTTATTTCCTAGGAGTTGTTACCTCTTTTCTCATATATCAATTTGATCTGAATAATATCAATCTAATAATAAGTTTATTTTTTATAGCAATGTCATTAATCTATATAATCTATGGTTTCAAGCAAAGATTTATGATGCTAAGAAGATTTGGCCTTGGACTTTCAATATTTGCTACTGGAAAGCTATTTATATTTGATTTATCCTATTTAGATACTACGGGTAGGATTATTGCATACTTCTGTTTCGGCATAATATTAGTAGGAATTTCATTTATATATCAAAAACTCAGAAGTTCTTTAGATAAACAACCTTCACCATAA
- a CDS encoding MFS transporter, whose protein sequence is MDRLKGLKKPLYLVSLPNFFLGLVLPIYALKLGSNAVEIGMLFSVFSLFSIFMRPLVGRWIDKRGRKNGVIIGMATYAFTRLLFLVGETYVFLFIARIFQSIAASFMYISLDAMVSDVSNINDRSTNFGMISQQGNRGGFIGSFIGFTILFCHSDNNPFKLIFAIYFIASILALYFSSKDIKETLTEGRKETKAKVLINKTFIKYLIIIGILALANGITTPIFVIYLKDHITKDLSLISFMFIPGGILSMYLPSKLGKLADNFGRKKLMIGGLILEAVFTFSIPFTRDYYSFIILYTLITASGMMSVPAQRALVSEITGDSNRGRSYGLYHLIVGLGGIIGPLIGGSIYQYINKDIVFFIEAVGLLIAIVCIGFFIKIDNRVSGRDILKI, encoded by the coding sequence ATGGATAGATTAAAAGGGTTAAAAAAGCCCTTATACCTAGTATCTCTTCCCAACTTTTTTTTAGGTTTAGTACTACCTATATATGCATTAAAACTAGGTTCTAATGCAGTTGAGATAGGTATGCTTTTTTCTGTTTTTTCTTTGTTTAGCATTTTCATGAGACCCTTAGTTGGTAGATGGATAGATAAAAGGGGAAGAAAGAATGGGGTCATAATCGGTATGGCTACATATGCCTTCACTAGATTATTATTTCTAGTGGGGGAGACCTACGTATTTCTATTTATAGCCAGAATATTTCAAAGTATAGCAGCTTCATTTATGTATATAAGCTTAGATGCAATGGTTTCGGATGTTAGTAATATCAATGATAGAAGTACTAATTTTGGTATGATATCTCAACAAGGCAATAGGGGAGGATTTATAGGTAGCTTCATTGGATTCACAATATTATTTTGTCATAGTGACAATAATCCCTTTAAATTAATATTTGCCATATATTTTATTGCCTCCATACTAGCCCTTTATTTTTCTTCAAAGGATATAAAAGAAACCCTAACAGAGGGAAGAAAAGAAACAAAAGCTAAGGTCTTGATCAATAAAACATTTATTAAGTATCTCATAATAATAGGTATTTTGGCCTTGGCTAATGGAATAACTACGCCTATATTTGTAATATATTTAAAGGATCATATTACTAAGGATTTAAGCTTAATTAGCTTTATGTTTATACCCGGAGGCATATTATCTATGTATCTTCCTTCAAAGCTTGGGAAATTGGCCGATAACTTTGGTAGGAAAAAGCTGATGATTGGTGGATTGATATTGGAAGCAGTATTTACATTTTCAATACCCTTTACAAGAGATTATTATTCCTTTATCATTCTATATACATTAATAACTGCTTCAGGTATGATGAGTGTTCCAGCACAAAGGGCATTAGTGAGTGAAATAACTGGAGATAGCAATAGGGGCAGGTCATATGGCTTATATCATTTGATTGTTGGCTTAGGAGGTATAATTGGACCGCTAATAGGGGGTAGCATATATCAATATATTAATAAAGATATAGTATTTTTTATAGAAGCAGTAGGGCTTTTGATAGCAATAGTGTGCATTGGATTTTTTATTAAAATAGATAATAGGGTTTCCGGTAGGGATATATTAAAAATCTAG
- a CDS encoding AarF/UbiB family protein translates to MIKINRYKHIKRYKEIARVFIKHGFGTLLDQLGILKYLDIKKKIMNKEEKDIQQSIGQRLRLALEELGPTFIKLGQIVSIRPDILSEDIINELEKLHDNALPFSFEEAKACVEYELGEKLEDIFINFDEKPLAAASIGQVHLAKLRDGKQAVVKIQRPRIEIKIEEDMRILKDLAGFIDTHTKYGKLYNFTTMVKEFENILKNELDFRVEGENTETFKANLSKDRQIIIPSVYWDYTTRCILTLEYIDGISLSKAELLKKENIDTKGIARTISKSILEQILRDGIYHGDPHPGNIMVLPDNKVAFLDFGMIGKLKGERRKQFLKILLGVAFRNSKLIVEAITELNVMTKRSEIKKLQYEIDSLRDEYIELPLNEIKLTEIFNKIFDLAFKYNIKMPNEFTMLVKTLGTTEGVVERLDPELNILEVAEPIAKKLMFNIFSPKTIKKDIQEGILDYSSLLKDFPNFILNFFKKIEDEDYTLHFELESTNKILKRFDKITNKVSFSIALLSLSIIIAGLIIGFGMAASVGTEAYLFNLSILKLGLIAAVVMYLWLIFSIFKTGRF, encoded by the coding sequence TTGATAAAAATCAATCGATATAAACATATAAAGAGATATAAAGAAATAGCTAGAGTTTTTATAAAACATGGCTTCGGGACATTGTTAGATCAACTGGGAATTTTAAAGTACCTAGATATAAAAAAGAAAATAATGAATAAAGAAGAGAAAGATATACAACAATCAATTGGCCAGCGGCTCAGATTGGCATTAGAGGAACTTGGGCCAACCTTTATAAAATTGGGTCAAATAGTGAGTATCAGACCAGATATATTATCTGAAGATATTATAAATGAATTAGAAAAACTTCATGATAATGCTTTACCCTTTTCCTTTGAAGAAGCTAAAGCATGTGTTGAGTATGAACTAGGGGAAAAGTTAGAAGATATCTTCATTAATTTTGATGAAAAGCCTTTGGCAGCGGCTTCCATAGGTCAAGTACATTTAGCAAAACTAAGGGATGGCAAACAAGCCGTGGTAAAGATACAAAGACCGAGGATAGAAATAAAGATAGAAGAGGATATGAGAATACTAAAGGATTTGGCCGGGTTTATTGATACACATACAAAGTATGGCAAATTATATAATTTTACTACTATGGTAAAGGAATTTGAGAATATATTAAAGAATGAATTAGATTTTAGAGTAGAGGGAGAAAATACAGAGACCTTTAAAGCAAATTTATCAAAGGATAGACAAATTATTATTCCGTCGGTTTACTGGGATTATACAACCAGATGTATATTAACCCTAGAATATATAGATGGGATTAGCTTAAGTAAAGCTGAATTATTAAAAAAAGAAAATATAGATACTAAGGGTATTGCAAGAACCATTTCAAAATCAATACTTGAGCAGATATTACGGGATGGAATCTATCATGGGGACCCCCATCCAGGAAATATTATGGTTTTACCTGATAACAAAGTTGCATTCTTGGATTTTGGAATGATTGGGAAATTAAAGGGGGAGAGAAGGAAGCAGTTTTTAAAGATATTATTAGGAGTCGCTTTTAGAAATAGTAAGCTTATAGTTGAAGCTATAACGGAGTTAAATGTAATGACTAAACGCTCAGAAATAAAAAAGCTGCAATATGAAATAGACAGTCTAAGGGATGAGTATATTGAATTGCCGTTAAATGAAATAAAGCTAACTGAGATTTTTAATAAAATTTTTGACTTGGCATTTAAATATAACATAAAAATGCCTAATGAGTTTACCATGTTAGTAAAAACTTTAGGGACTACGGAAGGTGTTGTTGAAAGACTTGACCCAGAGTTAAATATATTAGAAGTTGCTGAGCCCATTGCTAAGAAACTTATGTTCAACATATTTTCGCCAAAAACAATCAAGAAGGATATACAAGAGGGGATATTGGATTATAGTAGTCTTTTAAAGGATTTCCCCAATTTTATTCTCAATTTTTTTAAAAAAATCGAGGATGAAGATTATACTTTGCATTTTGAGCTTGAAAGCACTAATAAAATTTTAAAACGGTTTGATAAAATAACCAATAAGGTTTCTTTTAGTATCGCTTTATTATCCTTAAGTATTATTATAGCAGGACTCATTATAGGTTTTGGAATGGCTGCCAGTGTTGGAACAGAAGCATATCTATTTAATTTGTCGATTTTAAAGCTTGGATTAATTGCTGCTGTAGTTATGTATTTATGGTTGATATTTTCTATATTTAAAACTGGACGATTTTAA
- a CDS encoding response regulator transcription factor: MIRVMIVDDQGLIRDGLKMILSLSEDIEVVGEAVNGEEAIDMLSRVNPDVILMDIRMPVLNGVEATKIIKEKFPAVKILILTTFNEDEYIFEGLKYGADGYMLKDVKSDEIIKAIKEVYKGNVLLQPEIATKVVRAFNNISNHNEIDDNREIEKSIKNLTPRELEISNLVADGKSNREIGKVLFITEGTVKNHLTRILGKLELRDRTQLALYINKNMK, from the coding sequence ATGATAAGGGTTATGATTGTGGATGATCAAGGGCTTATAAGGGATGGCTTAAAAATGATATTAAGTCTTAGTGAGGATATAGAGGTTGTTGGAGAGGCTGTTAATGGTGAGGAAGCAATTGATATGTTAAGTAGGGTTAATCCCGATGTAATTCTTATGGATATTAGGATGCCTGTGCTTAATGGAGTTGAAGCCACTAAAATTATTAAAGAAAAATTTCCGGCGGTTAAGATTCTGATATTGACTACCTTTAATGAAGATGAATATATTTTTGAAGGTTTAAAGTATGGTGCCGATGGATATATGCTAAAGGATGTAAAATCCGATGAGATTATAAAGGCTATAAAAGAGGTATATAAAGGGAATGTACTTTTACAGCCAGAAATAGCCACAAAGGTTGTAAGGGCCTTTAATAATATAAGCAACCATAATGAAATAGATGATAATCGAGAAATTGAAAAATCCATAAAGAATCTAACTCCAAGGGAGCTAGAAATATCAAACCTGGTAGCCGATGGAAAAAGTAATAGGGAGATTGGTAAAGTGCTTTTTATAACTGAAGGAACTGTAAAAAATCATTTAACGAGAATATTAGGTAAATTGGAGCTAAGGGATAGAACCCAATTGGCCCTTTATATTAATAAAAATATGAAATGA
- a CDS encoding sensor histidine kinase, which translates to MFTYNDFYFYALLFEMLIFFNKKVLKIFLITHILIFLGSRHIYSNDVIYHIFLADYWRKNGLDFLQSTLFYIMGICIFLYIRAEWKGRIDAQNLNDELNRAYDKLKEYSSKVEELTIAKERNRVASEIHDSLGHSLTALIMHLDFLENVVDKDTEKTKVMISKCQSLARGSMEGLRRAVYALKEEEHSKGLKTSINELIDNFIINEGIKIRLALEESIENISPDIKNIIYRTVQEGLTNGIRHGKATEISIDIFYKNDGIEFKIKDNGVGLEEIAMGNGLGNIEKRIDLVGGRVTFSSRIHEGFSIDAYIPLKEVKTVV; encoded by the coding sequence TTGTTTACATATAATGATTTCTATTTTTATGCCCTTCTTTTTGAAATGTTAATATTCTTCAATAAAAAAGTTCTAAAAATATTTCTGATAACCCATATTCTCATTTTCTTAGGTAGTAGACATATTTACTCAAATGATGTAATATACCATATATTTTTAGCTGATTATTGGAGAAAAAATGGATTGGATTTTTTGCAAAGCACATTGTTCTATATAATGGGTATTTGTATATTCCTATATATTAGAGCTGAATGGAAGGGAAGAATTGATGCACAGAACCTAAATGATGAGCTTAATCGGGCCTATGATAAGCTCAAAGAATATTCATCAAAGGTTGAAGAATTAACCATAGCCAAGGAAAGAAATAGAGTAGCATCTGAAATACATGACTCACTGGGACATTCTCTTACGGCACTTATAATGCATTTAGATTTTTTGGAAAATGTAGTGGATAAAGATACTGAAAAAACTAAAGTCATGATATCAAAATGTCAAAGCTTAGCCAGGGGCAGCATGGAGGGGTTAAGGAGGGCTGTTTATGCACTAAAGGAGGAAGAACATTCCAAGGGTTTGAAGACATCAATAAATGAACTAATAGATAATTTTATAATTAATGAAGGTATAAAAATAAGACTTGCTTTAGAAGAATCCATAGAAAACATTTCTCCAGATATAAAAAATATAATATATAGGACTGTTCAGGAGGGATTGACTAATGGGATTAGACATGGAAAAGCCACAGAAATTTCAATAGATATATTTTACAAAAATGATGGTATAGAGTTTAAAATAAAGGATAATGGCGTGGGATTAGAAGAAATAGCCATGGGAAATGGCCTTGGTAATATTGAGAAAAGGATAGATTTAGTAGGTGGAAGGGTCACATTTAGTAGCAGGATACATGAAGGATTTTCGATAGATGCTTATATACCTTTAAAGGAGGTTAAGACAGTAGTATGA
- a CDS encoding CoA protein activase, with translation MKITFPHIGNSYIPIKAMFDDLGVETIVPPRCSKKTLELGTKYSPELICLPLKITLGNYLESIEKGADTIVITGGCGPCRFGYYCEVQREILKDLGYDVDIVVIEAPQGDKSELLRRISKLANTKNVIKIGKSLKNAITILKKLNKLEEMVLEIRPYEISENKIDDIYNGVIKNLEASIGSKEMINHLNNALGAIQEVPLDRNRDVLKIGLVGEIYTVIEDFSNLDIGKKLNKMGVEVHKSLSTGEWITDMLFYRSLGLSKEAKIWEAAKPYVKTCIGGHARETVGNTVLYSQRGYDGVIQLMPFTCMPEIVAMSLMPSIQVDNNIPVLTLIIDEMTGEGGYLTRLEAFIDLLRNRKEKKQYEEVLS, from the coding sequence ATGAAAATAACCTTTCCGCATATAGGTAATTCGTACATACCCATTAAAGCAATGTTTGATGATTTAGGAGTAGAAACAATAGTACCCCCAAGATGCAGTAAAAAAACTTTAGAACTTGGAACAAAATATTCTCCAGAATTGATATGCTTACCCCTCAAAATTACTCTGGGTAATTATTTAGAGAGTATAGAGAAAGGAGCAGATACAATAGTTATAACCGGGGGCTGTGGGCCATGTAGATTTGGTTACTATTGTGAGGTTCAAAGGGAGATACTAAAGGATCTAGGATACGATGTGGACATAGTTGTCATAGAAGCTCCCCAGGGAGATAAAAGCGAGCTTCTTCGCCGTATTAGTAAACTAGCTAATACGAAAAATGTTATAAAAATAGGGAAAAGCCTAAAAAATGCAATTACTATATTGAAAAAATTAAATAAACTTGAAGAAATGGTGCTTGAAATAAGACCCTATGAAATTAGTGAAAATAAAATTGATGATATATATAATGGTGTTATTAAAAATCTAGAGGCAAGTATAGGCTCAAAGGAAATGATAAATCATTTGAATAATGCTTTAGGAGCAATACAAGAAGTACCATTAGATAGAAATAGAGATGTTTTAAAGATAGGACTAGTTGGTGAGATATATACAGTCATAGAGGATTTCTCTAATTTAGATATAGGTAAAAAGTTAAACAAGATGGGAGTAGAGGTTCATAAATCCCTTTCAACAGGGGAGTGGATTACGGATATGCTATTTTACAGAAGCCTAGGGCTATCAAAGGAAGCAAAAATATGGGAAGCTGCTAAGCCCTATGTTAAAACGTGTATTGGAGGTCATGCCAGGGAAACCGTAGGGAATACAGTATTGTATTCTCAAAGGGGATACGATGGAGTGATACAATTGATGCCCTTTACCTGTATGCCGGAGATCGTTGCAATGAGCCTTATGCCAAGTATACAAGTTGATAATAATATTCCTGTTTTAACCCTAATTATAGATGAAATGACTGGAGAAGGAGGATATCTTACTAGACTAGAGGCATTTATTGATTTACTGAGAAATAGAAAGGAAAAAAAGCAATATGAAGAAGTTTTATCTTAG
- a CDS encoding acyl-CoA dehydratase activase-related protein, with protein MSIKVGIPRALLFYEYHSLWISFFENLGAQVVISKKTNKGIIDNGVKSTVDEACLPVKIFHGHVLYLKDKVDFIFIPRIISINKYEYICPKFCGLPEMIKYNIKDLPKIIDTDIDFRKSNESLNRTIIEIGRYITKDKNKIKKAFEEALKQYNEYNSLIKEGLLPMDILNNHRTRQENKVNNKEKVLILGHPYNIYDPYSSMDIIKKLRGYNLSVLTCETLDKDVINQKAQTLDKKMFWSFGRIIFGTALHAIEDNEVCGIIYLSSFGCGLDSVIADIVERKIRRSCNKPFTLLTIDEHTGEAGVDTRIEAFVDMIRWRKKHENNLSAYR; from the coding sequence ATGTCTATAAAAGTAGGAATTCCTAGGGCACTTCTTTTTTATGAGTACCATAGTCTATGGATATCCTTTTTTGAGAACCTAGGTGCCCAGGTTGTAATATCAAAAAAAACAAATAAGGGAATTATAGATAATGGAGTAAAAAGCACCGTTGATGAAGCTTGCTTGCCTGTAAAAATATTTCATGGGCATGTTTTATATTTAAAGGATAAAGTGGATTTTATCTTTATACCAAGGATAATAAGTATTAATAAATACGAATATATATGTCCAAAATTTTGTGGTCTGCCCGAGATGATAAAGTATAATATAAAGGATTTACCTAAGATTATTGATACTGATATAGATTTTAGAAAATCTAATGAAAGTTTGAATAGAACTATCATAGAAATAGGGCGGTATATTACTAAGGATAAAAATAAAATAAAAAAAGCCTTTGAAGAGGCCCTTAAACAATATAATGAATATAATTCACTGATAAAAGAAGGACTTTTGCCTATGGATATACTAAATAATCATAGAACAAGGCAAGAAAATAAAGTGAATAATAAAGAAAAAGTTTTAATCCTAGGGCATCCTTACAATATATATGATCCATATTCAAGTATGGATATAATCAAAAAGCTTAGGGGATATAATCTTTCGGTTTTAACTTGTGAAACTTTAGATAAAGACGTTATTAATCAAAAAGCACAGACTTTAGATAAGAAGATGTTTTGGAGCTTTGGAAGAATAATATTTGGGACTGCACTTCATGCTATAGAGGATAATGAAGTTTGCGGTATTATCTACTTATCATCCTTTGGATGCGGATTAGATTCTGTTATAGCAGATATTGTAGAAAGAAAAATAAGAAGGAGCTGCAACAAGCCCTTTACTTTGTTGACTATAGATGAACATACTGGAGAAGCAGGAGTGGATACTAGGATCGAAGCATTTGTAGATATGATTAGATGGAGGAAAAAGCATGAAAATAACCTTTCCGCATATAGGTAA
- a CDS encoding acyl-CoA dehydratase activase, translating into MKECYLGVDVGSVSTNIVAMDQNKNIMDTLYIRTKGKPIEALKNALKEMKGRLDKDIQILGLGTTGSGRYLAATMLGADIAKNEITAHGIAALNIIPDVKTIIEIGGQDSKIILLRDGIVYDFAMNTVCAAGTGSFLDRQAERLGIPIQDFGSLALKSKAPVRIAGRCAVFAESDMIHKQQLGHNQEDIINGLCEAMARNYLNNLGKGKEIKAPVIFQGGVAANIGIKRAFEKMLGCEIIVPKFAKVMGAIGACLLAKNEVDKTGKTKFLGLEVADSSFNVKSFECENCPNMCEVVEFYRDGKLVARWGDKCGRWSNAKIRQDDEKLA; encoded by the coding sequence ATGAAAGAGTGTTATCTTGGCGTTGATGTGGGTTCGGTCAGCACAAATATTGTTGCTATGGACCAAAATAAAAATATAATGGATACTTTATATATAAGAACAAAGGGGAAACCCATAGAAGCTTTGAAAAATGCATTGAAGGAAATGAAGGGAAGATTGGATAAGGATATTCAGATACTAGGACTGGGAACTACTGGTAGCGGAAGATATTTAGCTGCTACTATGCTGGGGGCTGATATAGCTAAAAATGAAATAACAGCCCATGGTATAGCTGCATTAAATATTATACCTGATGTGAAAACTATCATTGAAATAGGTGGACAGGATTCAAAAATTATTCTACTAAGGGATGGAATTGTATATGATTTTGCTATGAATACAGTTTGTGCAGCGGGGACAGGATCATTTTTAGATAGACAAGCGGAAAGACTAGGTATTCCTATACAGGATTTTGGAAGCCTTGCATTAAAATCTAAGGCTCCAGTTCGGATAGCAGGTAGATGTGCAGTGTTTGCAGAATCAGACATGATACATAAGCAGCAGCTTGGACACAATCAAGAGGATATCATTAATGGACTTTGTGAAGCCATGGCAAGGAACTATCTAAATAATCTTGGGAAAGGGAAGGAGATAAAGGCTCCTGTCATTTTTCAGGGAGGAGTTGCCGCTAATATAGGAATAAAAAGGGCATTCGAAAAAATGCTTGGGTGTGAGATTATAGTTCCTAAGTTTGCCAAGGTTATGGGAGCAATTGGGGCATGTCTTTTAGCTAAGAATGAAGTTGATAAAACAGGGAAAACCAAATTTTTAGGATTAGAGGTAGCCGACAGTAGCTTCAATGTTAAAAGCTTTGAATGTGAAAACTGTCCTAATATGTGTGAGGTAGTTGAATTTTATAGGGATGGAAAGCTAGTAGCTAGGTGGGGAGATAAATGCGGTCGATGGAGCAATGCTAAGATTAGACAAGATGATGAAAAACTAGCATAA
- a CDS encoding DUF421 domain-containing protein, with translation MRFMNTAGELILGFMALFLITKVIGRRQLSQITPFDFISAIVLGELLGNAIYDRDIGITYILGTLSLWAVLMLLVELLSQKFLSLRGFLEGNPSIVIRHGMIDRKELKKNKIDINELENLLRQKDVFSVREVEYALLEANGKLSVLKNFKYTQPTADDLNLAEKPVCLPVTLISDGKILWDNVMDSGFDKKWLQNQLNQQGFSDAKEVFYAEWKDDEGMHFVPLKK, from the coding sequence ATGAGGTTTATGAATACAGCTGGGGAATTGATTTTAGGATTCATGGCACTGTTCCTTATTACCAAAGTTATTGGACGAAGACAGCTCAGCCAGATTACTCCATTCGACTTTATTTCTGCAATTGTACTGGGGGAATTATTAGGCAATGCAATATATGATAGGGATATTGGGATAACCTATATCCTAGGCACGCTATCCCTATGGGCGGTATTAATGCTTTTGGTTGAATTACTTTCACAAAAGTTTTTAAGCCTCAGGGGATTTTTAGAAGGAAATCCTTCCATAGTCATACGTCATGGCATGATCGATAGAAAGGAGCTAAAGAAGAATAAGATAGATATTAATGAACTGGAAAACCTACTTAGGCAGAAGGATGTATTTTCTGTACGTGAGGTAGAATATGCTTTATTAGAGGCAAATGGGAAACTAAGTGTTCTCAAAAATTTTAAATATACTCAGCCTACAGCCGATGATTTAAATTTGGCTGAAAAACCCGTATGCTTACCGGTTACATTAATTAGTGATGGAAAAATTCTATGGGATAATGTTATGGATTCTGGATTCGACAAAAAATGGTTGCAAAATCAATTGAATCAACAAGGCTTTAGTGATGCCAAGGAAGTATTCTATGCTGAATGGAAAGATGATGAGGGAATGCATTTTGTACCATTAAAAAAGTAG